In the Colius striatus isolate bColStr4 chromosome 3, bColStr4.1.hap1, whole genome shotgun sequence genome, TGTATCCACTGCCTCTTGTCCTAGTATTGGACATAATTGAGAATAGTGTTGAGACAGTCATTGTGTACATGTGCCTTTGAAAGAATCTAAATGCACCTGTGTGGAGTGATAGATATTGATGctccttcattttcttgttAAGATGTGTTTGTACGCATAAAGTGAAGAGGGGGGTGTATGCACATTTGATTAGAGACACATTTTAACATGTGTATTTGTGAATATACATGAGAAAGTGCCTCAGCCCCACAAAGCACTTCACCTCACCCATGCCTGAGGAATCAGTTATTGTTTGCATTGTCAGCACTCTTTGTCTGTTAAAAGCCAGAATATCTACAAGGCATGCCCTCAGCCATGGTTTTGGCACAGCTGACTGATTGTTTTCCTGCCTATACTTGTCTCTGCAGGTGATCCCAGCAGGATGAGCTATAGCACCTTCATCATGCCCACCCTGTTTGGCATTATCTGCCTGTTGGGCATCATTGGTAACAGCCTGGTTATCTGTACAGTCTTAAAGAAATCTGGCCCTAGCAGTAGCGTCCCAGATATCTTCATCATCAGCCTCTCCATGGTGGACCTGCTCTTCCTCCTGGGCATGCCCTTCCTCATCCACCAGCTACTGGGAAATGGAGCCTGGCACTTTGGGGAGACAATGTGCACAATCATCACTGCCCTGGATGCCAACAGTCAGTTCACCAGCACCTACATTCTCACTGCAATGTCCATCGACCGCTACTTGGCCACTGTCTACCCCTTCACCTCCACTCGCTTCAGGAAGCCCCGTGTGGCAATCTTTGTCATCTGTGTGCTCTGGGCCCTTTCCTTCCTCAGCATCACACCTGTGTGGATGTATGCTCAGCTCATCCCTTTGCCTGGGGGTCTGCTAGGCTGTGGGATCCTTCTGCCAGATCCCCAGAGGGACATTTATTGGTATACTCTTTATCAGTTCTTCCTGGTCTTTGCCATCCCTTTTACCCTCATCACAGTGGCTTACAGGAGGATTCTGTTCAAGATGGCCAGGTCTTCAGAAGCACTGATGAGCCAAAAATGGACCAGGGCTCGAACCAAGAGACTGACCCGCACAGCCATTGCTATTTGTCTGGCTTTCTTCACTTGCTGGGCCCCTTTCCACATCCTGCAACTGGTCCAGCTAGCCATGACTCACCCCACCCTGCCTTTCTACTATGCCTACAATGTGGCTATCAGCCTGGGTTATGCCAACAGTTGTCTGAACCCCTTCATCTACATCTTTCTGGGCCAAAACTTCCAGAGGCGGCTTGGGGTACCTGTgaggccagcagctgcaggacagaTTTCCCCAAGTGGGAGCAAGAGCATCCGGGAGGATGTGACTGAGTCAGGGCAGCCACTACTGCATTTGGTGACCATCTCTGGCAGGTAGCAAGAGCCACAGTCATTTGAGCATGCTCCCAGAAGTAGCCACTCTTCCTAAAGAAacacacaagcagcagcaggtggCTGAGCACTACACACCCCATCTCATATGGAATAGACCTTTACTTGGCCTGGAGACAAAGTCTCCATTTGGGCAGAAGCTCTGTTTGGCACTGTGCTCATATTCACATCTTCCCTGACAGCTATGAGTGACATTCCCGTAAGTGGGAACCTCCCAGAATGGTAGGTAGACTTGAAAGTTTATTTCTTGCTTTAAGATCACCAGAGAGCAAAGAAGGAATTGGGACTGCTTtagatttttcttccccttgaaATATGGCTCAGGAACATGACATGCTTTACAAAGGTTTTGAACTGTAGAACAATCatgttttcctctcctctcacaCACCAGCTCCATGACATGTTTAACAGCAGGTAAGGCATCAACAGTGTTCTGTCACTTCAGAACCAAACAGAACTGCCCATTTGCCAGAGTCAGCAATTGTCAAGAAACCCAGCAAATTAAAAGGAACCAGACTGATGATTCTCAGTCACTGACAGGTCTGTATCATCTCGTTAGGGAAGAACAGTGACTGTTTAACTTGAGTATCTAAGTCAACAAGTTGCTTTGCAGTAGAAATTAGATCTTAACTGCATTCAAGAAAAGAACACAGAATAATTTCTCATTGTTAGTAGTGTATCATGTGCACATGCATACCATTGTTGTGTTTCCTCAGCTAGTAACAATCCTTCAGTAAATGCACATTTGAAACATATTGTTCAACCTAAGTTTGTCATGTCTTGAGCAACCCTAGAAAAACTTGACAGTAGCAACCACTGAGCATCCATTCTCTGGCACtaaaaatctctgctgcatATGGCAACCAAGACCAGTGCAATTtagttttaaaacattcttaTTCTACTAATAGCAGGCACCtacatccaggaaaaaaaaaagacaaaaacagtttatacacacttgtgttttaaaataacatttgccTCTTTGCAGTAGATCCAATTAAAGCtgctttaaaagtattttcaagaGATCATAAAGGCCAAATTCTTTATCAAGAGTACTCAGCTGCTACAACTCACAACCTGCTTTaactttaataaatcaaaagtTACAAACTTAATTCATCCCTTCCCCTATGAAGCAAACAAACATCAGCCTTGCAAATAAAGCAAGCTGCCTGTGATTATTTATAGGCATTCTAACTTGAGGAATCTTTATCTCTACCTCATCACATATCCAGAGGCCATTTATTTTAACGGTATGTTAATTCAGCCAACAGCTATTACAAATTCACATAGCCAGCAATCCCTGAGGCAAGACTGGCTCCAACAGCTTGTCACCCATCTTAAGTAACTTTAGCCCACAGCTCATATGTGGATACACAGTTGGAGAGATCTACCCCCTTCCCTGAATTTCCTTCACACTCATCTTTTACTGAAGAGAGCAGACATTGCTTAATAAATTCAGCAGATACTGAAGCAACTAAGTTTATCCCAGCACCCTTTGGCTCTGCCTCAACCATTTCTTTCTGCCCTTTAAATCAATCTTTCATTATGTGATTCATTCTGTCATCAGCACTTATACAGGAGTTAAAACAGTGAATTCTCAGTTACCAGCAGGTAACCAGACTAGTTTCACTCCTACTGCCCTGACTTTTGCATGTTTATCAGTCAATCACTGTCATTTTAAAGCTTCTGATCATGTCTTTTAATAAGATTTGCTTTCAGTGCTGTGCCATCACTCCATCAGCATGTTTTTTGCTAGAAATAtgataaaaaataaagctaGGTTAGCATAGACTTGGTGTTTTTACTGGAAAGAGTAAGGCCATCCCTCAAATAAGGGTATAGGTtgatttgtttggggtttttaattattaaacatTGCAGTAGGACTAAGAAGTCCTTAGCAAGAGAGGCCAGGGAGATGGGGCCAAGGTCCCATTTTCTCAGGTGCTCTCATCTTCctacagaacagcagcagcctggtaGGAAAGTGACCATTCCCAGACGAGTCCTCAATCTACCTAACCCCACGGACCTAGCTCCTGGGTCCTTGCTTCAGACAAACATGCCTCAATGGGCTACAGCATTGTAACAACAGGGATTGCTACATCCTAAACAACCCCCAAACTACCACGTCTTTTAAAAGAGATTTGGAGCAGCCAACTTTGCTACAGTTCCTGAAGTCAT is a window encoding:
- the LOC104561948 gene encoding melanin-concentrating hormone receptor 1-like yields the protein MDFKANYRESLNGCIPNSSKDVPNFSLPGDPSRMSYSTFIMPTLFGIICLLGIIGNSLVICTVLKKSGPSSSVPDIFIISLSMVDLLFLLGMPFLIHQLLGNGAWHFGETMCTIITALDANSQFTSTYILTAMSIDRYLATVYPFTSTRFRKPRVAIFVICVLWALSFLSITPVWMYAQLIPLPGGLLGCGILLPDPQRDIYWYTLYQFFLVFAIPFTLITVAYRRILFKMARSSEALMSQKWTRARTKRLTRTAIAICLAFFTCWAPFHILQLVQLAMTHPTLPFYYAYNVAISLGYANSCLNPFIYIFLGQNFQRRLGVPVRPAAAGQISPSGSKSIREDVTESGQPLLHLVTISGR